In Meles meles chromosome 14, mMelMel3.1 paternal haplotype, whole genome shotgun sequence, a single window of DNA contains:
- the MAB21L1 gene encoding putative nucleotidyltransferase MAB21L1, whose translation MIAAQAKLVYHLNKYYNEKCQARKAAIAKTIREVCKVVSDVLKEVEVQEPRFISSLNEMDNRYEGLEVISPTEFEVVLYLNQMGVFNFVDDGSLPGCAVLKLSDGRKRSMSLWVEFITASGYLSARKIRSRFQTLVAQAVDKCSYRDVVKMVADTSEVKLRIRDRYVVQITPAFKCTGIWPRSAAHWPLPHIPWPGPNRVAEVKAEGFNLLSKECHSLAGKQSSAESDAWVLQFAEAENRLQMGGCRKKCLSILKTLRDRHLELPGQPLNNYHMKTLVSYECEKHPRESDWDESCLGDRLNGILLQLISCLQCRRCPHYFLPNLDLFQGKPHSALENAAKQTWRLAREILTNPKSLEKL comes from the coding sequence ATGATCGCGGCCCAGGCCAAGCTGGTATACCATCTGAATAAATACTACAATGAGAAATGCCAAGCCAGGAAAGCTGCCATTGCAAAAACTATCCGGGAAGTCTGCAAAGTAGTTTCCGACGTGCTTAAAGAAGTGGAAGTGCAGGAGCCCCGGTTCATCAGCTCTCTCAACGAGATGGACAATCGCTACGAGGGCCTCGAGGTCATCTCCCCCACCGAATTTGAAGTGGTGCTTTACCTTAACCAAATGGGGGTGTTCAACTTTGTGGACGACGGCTCGCTGCCGGGCTGCGCGGTGCTGAAGTTGAGCGACGGGCGCAAGAGGAGCATGTCCCTCTGGGTGGAATTCATTACCGCCTCAGGCTACCTCTCGGCGCGCAAAATCCGGTCCAGGTTTCAGACGCTGGTGGCTCAAGCCGTAGACAAATGTAGCTACAGGGATGTGGTAAAGATGGTGGCAGACACCAGCGAAGTGAAACTGAGAATCCGAGATAGGTACGTGGTGCAGATCACCCCGGCTTTTAAATGTACCGGGATCTGGCCGAGGAGTGCTGCCCACTGGCCACTTCCCCACATCCCCTGGCCGGGACCCAACCGGGTGGCGGAGGTCAAAGCGGAAGGGTTCAATCTCTTGTCCAAGGAGTGCCACTCCCTGGCCGGCAAACAGAGCTCGGCGGAGAGCGACGCCTGGGTGCTGCAGTTCGCGGAAGCAGAGAACAGACTGCAGATGGGGGGCTGCAGAAAGAAATGCCTCTCCATCCTCAAAACCTTACGGGATCGTCACCTTGAACTGCCAGGCCAGCCCCTGAACAATTACCACATGAAGACTTTGGTTTCCTACGAGTGTGAAAAGCATCCCCGGGAGTCAGACTGGGACGAGTCTTGCCTGGGTGATCGGCTTAACGGGATTTTGCTGCAACTTATCTCCTGCCTGCAGTGCCGGCGGTGTCCTCACTACTTCCTACCGAACTTAGATCTGTTTCAAGGCAAACCTCATTCGGCTCTGGAGAACGCTGCCAAACAAACGTGGCGGCTGGCAAGAGAGATCCTGACCAACCCGAAAAGTTTGGAAAAACTTTAG